The proteins below are encoded in one region of Thermoplasmata archaeon:
- the ribB gene encoding 3,4-dihydroxy-2-butanone-4-phosphate synthase — protein sequence MGPPQSRTLSKEIVDAGEALARGEPILVYDAPEREGETDLIFLSERATPELIHLARRDAGGLICTAISEELRLRLDLPFFSDLLANAQSRYPLLASLAEAPRYDRRSAFGITVNHRANYTGVSDNERALTIRTIGEIAANARDRSAEELRDEFREAFVSPGHVPLLYASPGLLRERKGHTELAVSLLRMTALSESATVCEMLGDSGGARSPIAARRYADDHGWIFLEGNTITEAWQQWSA from the coding sequence ATGGGTCCTCCGCAGTCCCGCACTCTTTCGAAGGAGATCGTGGACGCCGGCGAGGCGCTCGCTCGAGGCGAGCCGATTCTGGTCTACGACGCTCCCGAGCGAGAAGGCGAGACCGACCTCATCTTCCTGTCCGAGCGAGCGACTCCCGAGCTGATCCACCTGGCCCGGCGGGACGCGGGTGGACTGATCTGCACGGCGATCTCCGAGGAGCTACGGCTACGGCTCGATCTCCCCTTCTTCTCCGACCTCCTCGCGAACGCGCAGAGCCGCTACCCGCTCTTGGCCTCGCTCGCCGAGGCCCCGCGGTACGACCGGCGCAGCGCCTTTGGCATCACGGTCAACCACCGGGCGAACTACACTGGGGTCAGCGACAACGAGCGAGCGCTCACGATCCGCACCATCGGAGAAATTGCGGCGAACGCGCGGGACCGTTCGGCCGAGGAGCTCCGTGACGAGTTCCGCGAGGCGTTCGTGTCGCCCGGTCACGTACCGTTGCTCTATGCGTCGCCGGGGCTCTTGCGGGAGCGAAAGGGCCATACGGAATTGGCCGTCTCGCTGCTGCGCATGACCGCACTTTCGGAATCGGCGACGGTCTGCGAGATGCTGGGGGACTCCGGCGGTGCCCGCTCCCCGATCGCGGCGCGAAGGTACGCGGACGACCACGGCTGGATCTTCCTCGAGGGAAACACCATCACTGAGGCCTGGCAGCAATGGTCCGCGTGA
- a CDS encoding adenylyltransferase/cytidyltransferase family protein has translation MVRVMATGVFDLLHPGHVYFLSEARKLGDELVVVVARDQTARRLKHEPYVPEMIRREMVEALKPVDRAILGSTTDIYQTVVEVHPDLIALGHDQMFNEAEVERECARRGVPAKVVRVGLLPHDDLATRKIVERILERARSSKEANA, from the coding sequence ATGGTCCGCGTGATGGCCACGGGGGTCTTCGACCTCCTCCACCCCGGACACGTCTACTTCCTCTCCGAAGCGCGTAAGCTCGGAGACGAGCTCGTCGTCGTCGTCGCGCGGGACCAGACGGCGCGCCGGCTCAAGCACGAACCGTACGTCCCCGAGATGATCCGCCGGGAGATGGTCGAGGCCCTGAAGCCGGTCGACCGTGCCATCCTCGGCTCGACGACCGACATCTATCAGACGGTCGTCGAGGTCCACCCGGACCTGATCGCGCTCGGCCACGACCAGATGTTCAACGAGGCCGAGGTCGAACGCGAATGTGCCCGACGGGGGGTCCCCGCCAAGGTCGTTCGGGTCGGTCTCCTCCCCCACGACGACCTCGCGACCCGCAAGATCGTCGAGCGGATCCTCGAGCGGGCCCGCAGTTCCAAGGAGGCGAACGCGTGA
- the ribC gene encoding riboflavin synthase, whose translation MKRVGIADTTFARVDMATAAVRALQGAGTGFRIVRRTVPGIKDLPVACRRLFLEDHVDLCIALGMPGKAEYDRTCAHEASLGLLFAGVLEAKPIVECFVFEDEAADGRELETLARRRAEEHALNAYALLFRSQDLRRRAGMGLRQGFPDAGPARPTH comes from the coding sequence GTGAAGCGGGTGGGGATCGCGGACACGACCTTCGCGCGCGTCGACATGGCCACCGCGGCGGTGCGCGCACTCCAGGGAGCCGGCACCGGATTCCGCATCGTGCGCCGCACCGTCCCTGGGATCAAGGATCTTCCCGTCGCCTGCCGTCGGCTCTTCCTCGAGGATCACGTCGATCTGTGCATCGCGCTCGGGATGCCCGGGAAGGCCGAGTACGACCGAACCTGCGCTCACGAAGCGTCGCTCGGACTGTTGTTCGCCGGGGTCCTCGAGGCGAAGCCGATCGTGGAGTGCTTCGTGTTCGAGGACGAGGCCGCGGACGGCCGGGAACTGGAGACGCTCGCTCGCCGACGCGCCGAGGAGCACGCGCTCAACGCCTACGCGCTGCTGTTCCGCTCGCAGGACCTGCGCCGACGTGCGGGCATGGGTCTGCGCCAGGGGTTCCCGGACGCGGGGCCGGCACGTCCCACACATTGA
- the ribH gene encoding 6,7-dimethyl-8-ribityllumazine synthase: MAKNTGAGAGVCIAVVASEYNFDVTSSMVERAKEEIRFLGATLGPVVRTPGVYDIPLAVKALFARKDVDAVVALGAVIEGETQHDEVVMNQAARKLADLSVDYGKPLGLGITGPGETRLQAQERIENAANAVRAVVKMVQRLRDLD, translated from the coding sequence ATGGCAAAGAACACAGGAGCCGGAGCGGGAGTATGCATAGCGGTGGTCGCCAGCGAGTACAACTTCGACGTGACGTCGTCGATGGTCGAGCGGGCCAAGGAGGAGATCCGCTTCCTGGGCGCGACCCTCGGGCCGGTCGTCCGGACCCCCGGGGTCTACGACATCCCGCTCGCGGTCAAGGCGCTCTTCGCCCGGAAGGACGTCGACGCGGTGGTCGCGCTCGGAGCGGTCATCGAAGGGGAGACTCAGCACGACGAAGTGGTCATGAACCAAGCCGCGCGCAAGCTCGCCGATCTGTCGGTCGATTACGGCAAGCCGCTCGGCCTCGGGATCACGGGCCCCGGCGAAACGCGGCTGCAAGCTCAAGAGCGGATCGAGAACGCGGCGAACGCCGTCCGGGCCGTGGTCAAGATGGTCCAGCGACTGCGGGATCTCGACTGA
- a CDS encoding biotin--[acetyl-CoA-carboxylase] ligase — protein sequence MGPREQYATIPSTQDRAIELARAGAYEGTRVVARAQSAGRGRLDHTWESPPGGLYLSLIARAPEVHRSLVSLAIGAGLREAISGRFGVLASLKWPNDLLVPTPGGAPRKLSGILIDEVPSPTLGRAEVAGIGVNVSLDREQLSAPLREATVSLGDFMDPPPPLEEVEEVVVDAALRSIRELDTEAGAQAALARCRAVLYGIGHRAWVDGVPTGIIQGIGEDGELFVSQGSAQFAIRAGDLRVEEP from the coding sequence TTGGGTCCTCGCGAGCAGTACGCCACGATCCCGTCGACCCAGGATCGAGCGATCGAGCTCGCGCGAGCCGGGGCTTACGAGGGCACGCGCGTCGTGGCCCGGGCGCAGAGCGCCGGACGCGGACGGCTGGACCATACGTGGGAGTCGCCCCCCGGCGGGCTCTACCTCTCGCTCATCGCCCGCGCCCCGGAGGTTCACCGCTCGTTGGTCTCGCTCGCGATCGGAGCCGGTCTGCGGGAGGCGATCTCCGGCCGATTCGGTGTGCTCGCGTCCCTGAAATGGCCGAACGACCTTCTCGTCCCGACGCCGGGAGGCGCTCCGCGCAAGCTCTCCGGGATCCTCATCGATGAGGTCCCCTCCCCGACCCTCGGGCGGGCCGAGGTGGCAGGGATCGGCGTGAACGTGTCGCTCGATCGCGAGCAGCTGTCGGCGCCCCTGCGGGAGGCGACCGTCTCCCTCGGGGACTTCATGGACCCGCCTCCACCCCTGGAGGAGGTCGAGGAGGTGGTGGTGGATGCGGCTCTGCGTTCCATCCGGGAGCTCGATACGGAAGCCGGCGCGCAAGCGGCCCTCGCCCGGTGCCGTGCCGTCCTCTACGGGATTGGACACCGGGCGTGGGTCGATGGGGTGCCCACGGGCATCATCCAGGGGATCGGAGAGGACGGAGAGCTCTTTGTCTCCCAGGGCTCGGCCCAGTTCGCGATAAGGGCCGGAGACCTTCGGGTGGAAGAACCATGA
- a CDS encoding acyl-CoA carboxylase subunit beta — translation MTEPYDRWNALKREAREGGGPERLAKHRASGKLTARERLESLFDPGTFTEIDPFVTHRVQGFGMDERMVPGDGVVTGWGEIDGRPTCAFSQDATVFGGALGEAHAMKIVKIMETARRAGVPIIGLDDSGGARIQEGVMSLAGYGEVFFRNVLLSGVVPQISVILGPCAGGAVYSPAITDFVVMARGMGQMFITGPDVIRTVTGEEVSAEELGGAETHARVSGVSHLTAANDREAIALTRRLLSYLPLNNLEEPPAVSTVDPPATAAPELVGIVPADSNAPYDVHAVVDRVIDPGSFLEIQPEWATNIVVGFGRLAGRSIGLVANNPAQLAGTLDIQASIKAARFVRFCDAFNLPLVTLVDVPGFLPGTAQEFGGIIRHGAKLLYAYAEATVPMMTVILRKAYGGAYDVMCSKHLGGDLNLAWPTAEIAVMGADGAVNILFRRQIDAAPADAREKLRAEKVGEYREEFLNPYLAADRGYIDDVIDPAETRTRLIAGLKFLASKREDRPPKKHGNGPL, via the coding sequence ATGACGGAACCGTACGACCGGTGGAACGCGCTCAAACGGGAAGCCCGGGAAGGGGGCGGGCCGGAGCGGCTGGCAAAACATCGAGCGTCGGGCAAGCTCACCGCGCGCGAGCGACTGGAGTCGCTCTTCGACCCCGGGACGTTCACCGAGATCGACCCGTTCGTCACGCACCGGGTGCAGGGCTTTGGAATGGACGAGCGGATGGTCCCCGGCGATGGGGTGGTGACGGGCTGGGGAGAGATCGACGGTCGGCCGACCTGTGCGTTCTCCCAGGACGCGACGGTGTTCGGCGGCGCGCTGGGCGAGGCGCACGCGATGAAAATCGTCAAGATCATGGAGACTGCCCGAAGGGCCGGGGTGCCGATCATCGGGCTCGACGACTCCGGTGGCGCGCGCATCCAAGAGGGCGTGATGAGCCTCGCCGGGTACGGCGAGGTGTTCTTCCGAAATGTTCTATTGTCCGGCGTCGTCCCCCAGATCTCGGTGATCCTGGGTCCGTGCGCGGGCGGAGCGGTCTACTCCCCCGCGATCACCGACTTCGTCGTCATGGCCCGGGGCATGGGGCAGATGTTCATCACCGGCCCGGACGTCATCCGCACCGTCACGGGTGAGGAAGTCTCCGCGGAGGAGCTCGGCGGTGCGGAAACCCACGCCCGCGTCAGCGGGGTTTCCCACCTGACCGCGGCGAACGACCGGGAAGCGATCGCGCTGACCCGGCGGCTATTGTCCTACCTGCCCCTGAACAATCTGGAGGAGCCTCCGGCCGTTTCCACGGTCGATCCGCCGGCCACGGCCGCCCCCGAACTCGTGGGGATCGTGCCCGCGGATTCCAATGCTCCCTACGATGTCCATGCGGTCGTCGACCGGGTCATCGATCCGGGATCCTTCCTCGAGATCCAGCCCGAATGGGCGACGAACATCGTCGTCGGCTTCGGCCGGCTCGCGGGGCGATCGATCGGTCTCGTGGCCAACAACCCCGCCCAGCTCGCCGGGACGCTCGATATCCAAGCGTCGATCAAGGCCGCCCGATTCGTGCGGTTCTGCGATGCGTTCAATCTTCCGCTGGTGACACTCGTGGACGTACCCGGCTTCCTGCCGGGAACGGCCCAGGAGTTCGGCGGGATCATCCGCCACGGTGCGAAGCTGCTCTACGCCTACGCCGAGGCGACCGTCCCGATGATGACCGTCATCCTCCGCAAGGCCTACGGAGGGGCGTACGACGTCATGTGTTCCAAGCATCTCGGTGGTGACCTGAACCTCGCGTGGCCCACCGCCGAGATCGCGGTCATGGGCGCCGACGGGGCCGTCAACATCCTGTTCCGACGCCAGATCGACGCCGCTCCCGCCGACGCGCGCGAGAAGCTGCGGGCGGAGAAGGTCGGGGAATATCGGGAGGAGTTCCTTAACCCGTATCTCGCCGCGGATCGGGGATACATCGACGACGTGATCGACCCGGCGGAGACGCGGACCCGGCTCATCGCCGGGCTCAAGTTCCTCGCCTCGAAGCGCGAAGACCGACCACCGAAGAAGCACGGGAACGGGCCGCTATAG
- a CDS encoding pyruvate carboxylase subunit B: MVGITETVLRDGHQSLIATRMRTRDMLPAAERLDAIGYHSLEIWGGATFDVCLRFLHEDPWERLQTLKRAMPNTPLQMLLRGQNLVGYRHYPDDLVRKFVAESARRGIDIFRVFDALNDPRNMGVAIDAVRKAGGRAQGTICYTQSPVHTLPSFVQLGRELAALGAEELCIKDMAGFMPPGDAAALVRALIREVGLPVVVHTHSSSGMSTLTCLAAAEAGATVVDSALGPFSGGASQPPTEALVGAMRGTPLDPKLDLSALADLSEYFRKVLDHYRPLLNLRSLQTDGEILLHQVPGGMLSNLLSQLQEQDALARLPEVFAEIPLVRRDLGYPPLVTPTSQIVGIQAVFNVLAGTRYQTITREVRDYVRGLYGAPPGPIDADLRRKVLADAAPIQGRPADLLAPEFDRALQEVRALVPAADDAEAISYAVFPAVYKAYRASRDRALTDEALTTAALGIVGALRARPASLAVPSSLLAREEAGGMSAWAHEGRSRLHSQRRWIDASTRRTRR; this comes from the coding sequence ATGGTCGGCATCACCGAGACCGTGCTCCGCGATGGGCACCAGTCGCTGATCGCGACCCGGATGCGCACCCGCGACATGCTCCCGGCCGCCGAGCGGCTCGATGCGATCGGATACCACTCGCTCGAGATCTGGGGAGGCGCGACGTTCGACGTGTGCCTGCGCTTCCTGCACGAGGATCCCTGGGAGCGACTGCAGACCCTGAAGCGGGCGATGCCGAACACGCCATTGCAGATGCTCCTGCGCGGGCAGAACCTCGTCGGCTACCGCCACTACCCCGATGACCTCGTTCGCAAGTTCGTCGCCGAGTCCGCCCGACGAGGGATCGACATCTTCCGCGTCTTCGACGCGCTGAACGACCCGCGCAACATGGGAGTGGCGATCGACGCGGTCCGCAAGGCTGGGGGCCGGGCGCAGGGGACGATCTGCTACACGCAGTCGCCCGTCCACACGCTCCCGTCCTTCGTCCAGCTCGGCCGGGAGCTCGCCGCCCTCGGGGCGGAGGAGCTCTGCATCAAGGACATGGCCGGATTCATGCCGCCGGGCGACGCAGCGGCGCTCGTCCGGGCGCTCATCCGCGAGGTGGGTCTTCCGGTCGTGGTCCACACGCACTCCTCAAGCGGAATGTCGACCCTGACGTGCCTCGCGGCGGCCGAGGCCGGCGCGACGGTGGTCGACAGCGCGCTCGGCCCGTTCTCCGGCGGGGCCTCCCAGCCCCCGACCGAGGCGCTCGTCGGAGCCATGCGGGGCACGCCGCTCGATCCCAAGCTCGACCTCTCCGCCCTCGCCGATCTCTCCGAATACTTCCGCAAGGTCCTCGATCACTACCGGCCGCTGCTGAACCTGAGGAGCCTGCAGACCGACGGGGAGATCCTGCTCCACCAGGTCCCGGGTGGGATGCTCTCGAACCTCCTCTCGCAACTCCAGGAGCAGGACGCGCTCGCGCGACTGCCCGAGGTGTTCGCCGAGATCCCTCTGGTCCGACGTGATCTGGGCTACCCTCCCCTCGTGACCCCGACCAGCCAGATCGTTGGGATCCAAGCGGTGTTCAACGTCCTCGCCGGAACGCGCTACCAGACGATCACCCGCGAGGTCCGCGATTACGTCCGCGGGCTCTACGGCGCTCCCCCGGGGCCGATCGACGCCGACCTACGCCGCAAGGTCCTCGCCGACGCGGCTCCGATCCAGGGCCGGCCCGCGGACCTGCTCGCTCCCGAGTTCGATCGGGCCCTGCAGGAGGTGCGTGCGCTCGTCCCGGCCGCGGACGATGCGGAAGCGATATCGTACGCCGTCTTCCCGGCCGTGTACAAGGCCTACCGTGCCAGCCGCGATCGCGCCCTGACCGACGAGGCGCTCACGACCGCCGCGCTCGGGATCGTCGGTGCGCTCCGCGCCCGCCCTGCGAGCCTCGCCGTGCCCTCCTCTTTGCTTGCTCGAGAGGAGGCCGGCGGGATGAGCGCCTGGGCGCACGAGGGGCGCAGCCGGCTCCATTCCCAGCGGAGGTGGATCGATGCGAGTACGCGTCGCACGCGACGGTAA
- a CDS encoding biotin/lipoyl-containing protein: MRVRVARDGKVEEIDVDLAGATVELGGARHPFVVVASSPMKVELEIAGERIVVEQWPEGMPIPPGPVDVNGERWTLSRVETSDPRPAARAAAPPPPAPAPPAAAEGPGVPILPPMPGKTIEVRVQNGDHVTKGQILLILEAMKMRNEISSPTAGRVERLQVRPGSSVRAREPMLFVVPD; the protein is encoded by the coding sequence ATGCGAGTACGCGTCGCACGCGACGGTAAGGTAGAGGAGATCGACGTCGATCTCGCCGGCGCAACGGTCGAGCTCGGAGGTGCACGCCACCCATTCGTCGTCGTAGCCTCGTCGCCGATGAAGGTCGAGCTCGAGATCGCCGGTGAGCGAATCGTCGTCGAGCAGTGGCCGGAAGGCATGCCAATCCCACCGGGGCCGGTCGATGTGAACGGGGAACGATGGACGCTCTCGCGCGTCGAGACATCCGATCCTCGTCCGGCCGCCCGGGCGGCCGCTCCTCCTCCGCCAGCGCCCGCTCCCCCCGCGGCCGCGGAAGGGCCCGGGGTTCCCATCCTGCCTCCGATGCCCGGGAAGACGATCGAGGTGCGGGTCCAGAACGGAGACCATGTCACCAAGGGCCAGATCCTCCTGATCCTCGAGGCGATGAAGATGCGCAACGAGATCTCGAGCCCGACCGCGGGTCGAGTAGAACGCCTCCAGGTGCGTCCCGGCTCCAGCGTCCGCGCGCGCGAGCCGATGCTCTTCGTGGTCCCCGACTAG
- a CDS encoding zinc ribbon domain-containing protein produces MPLVFWSAPMHLRAVLTIVNFAVVAVALAIFFLVPSLATIAVYAVLIWMFSSLVIFYTPFGHRQIRPAGPPLGPASGSAQYAPSSSGTALPSSGIGFCIYCGTHLATGTTVCPACGRVVRLA; encoded by the coding sequence GTGCCCCTGGTGTTCTGGAGCGCTCCGATGCACCTGCGCGCCGTTCTAACCATCGTCAACTTCGCGGTCGTCGCGGTCGCGCTCGCGATCTTCTTCCTCGTGCCCTCCCTCGCGACGATCGCGGTCTACGCGGTCCTGATCTGGATGTTCTCGAGCCTCGTGATCTTTTACACGCCCTTCGGCCACCGTCAGATCCGCCCGGCCGGTCCCCCGCTCGGGCCCGCGTCGGGATCGGCCCAGTATGCCCCCTCCTCCTCGGGTACTGCGCTCCCGTCCTCGGGGATCGGGTTCTGCATCTACTGCGGGACCCATCTCGCGACGGGGACCACCGTCTGCCCCGCGTGCGGCCGGGTGGTGCGGCTTGCGTAG
- a CDS encoding RtcB family protein — protein sequence MDEVPGMRVPGVLFSNEALLSGVEGDPSLMQLANVATLPGIQRNALAMPDIHFGYGFPVGGVAAFDLEEGIVSPGGIGYDINCGVRLLRTSLTTEEVRPRLGDLMDRLYRAVPSGVGSKGGRPLNPSEVDEVLAGGARWAVEHGLGRTEDLEVQEEEGRMTDADPAEVSDNARKRGSKQLGTLGSGNHFLEVQSVDELFYPECALALGLEPGQVTVMLHTGSRGLGHQIATEYIQRMDDRLVREGTQLVDRQLSCAPVASDDGQSYLRAMAAGANFAWANRQAITHGVRRAFSETFGRPAEDMDLAVVYDIAHNIAKTETHRLDDGPKRVLVHRKGATRAFPAGREEVPSAYRPFGQPVLIPGDMGTASYVLAGLSTSMDRSFGSSCHGAGRRLSRHAANRTFRYEEVTRALRAKGIQVRAATHEGVTEEAPGAYKDVENVVRVAEGAGLTRRVARLVPLGVVKG from the coding sequence ATGGACGAGGTCCCGGGGATGCGCGTCCCCGGGGTGCTCTTCTCGAACGAGGCGCTGCTCTCGGGGGTCGAAGGGGACCCATCCCTGATGCAACTAGCGAACGTCGCAACGCTTCCCGGCATCCAGCGCAACGCGCTCGCGATGCCGGACATCCACTTCGGCTACGGTTTCCCGGTGGGTGGGGTCGCGGCCTTCGACCTCGAAGAGGGAATCGTCTCTCCCGGAGGGATCGGCTACGACATCAATTGCGGCGTTCGGCTGCTCCGCACCTCGCTCACCACCGAGGAGGTCCGTCCCCGCCTCGGCGATCTCATGGATCGCCTGTACCGGGCGGTCCCGTCCGGGGTCGGTTCGAAGGGCGGGCGGCCGCTCAACCCGAGCGAGGTCGACGAGGTGCTGGCGGGCGGGGCCCGCTGGGCGGTCGAGCACGGACTTGGCCGGACCGAGGACCTCGAGGTCCAAGAGGAGGAGGGCCGCATGACGGACGCCGATCCTGCCGAGGTCAGCGACAACGCCCGCAAGCGCGGCTCGAAGCAGCTCGGGACTCTCGGATCCGGGAACCACTTCCTCGAGGTCCAGAGCGTCGATGAGCTGTTTTACCCGGAGTGCGCGCTAGCGCTCGGCTTGGAGCCGGGGCAGGTCACGGTCATGCTGCATACAGGCTCTCGCGGGCTCGGGCACCAGATCGCGACGGAGTACATCCAACGCATGGACGACCGCCTCGTCCGCGAGGGCACTCAGCTCGTCGACCGGCAGCTCTCGTGCGCCCCGGTCGCCTCGGACGACGGCCAGAGCTACCTCCGTGCCATGGCCGCGGGGGCGAACTTCGCGTGGGCGAACCGCCAGGCGATCACCCACGGCGTGCGCCGCGCCTTCTCCGAAACGTTCGGCCGTCCCGCCGAGGATATGGACCTCGCGGTCGTCTACGATATCGCGCACAACATCGCCAAGACCGAAACCCACCGCCTGGACGACGGCCCGAAGCGCGTGCTCGTCCACCGGAAGGGAGCGACCCGTGCCTTCCCCGCCGGACGCGAGGAAGTGCCGAGCGCCTACCGCCCGTTCGGTCAGCCGGTGCTCATCCCGGGAGATATGGGCACCGCGAGCTACGTCCTTGCCGGCCTTTCGACGTCGATGGACCGTTCGTTCGGCTCGTCCTGCCACGGTGCGGGCCGGCGTCTCAGCCGGCACGCCGCCAACCGGACCTTCCGCTACGAAGAGGTGACGCGCGCGCTGCGCGCGAAGGGCATCCAGGTCCGAGCCGCGACCCACGAGGGCGTGACCGAGGAGGCCCCCGGGGCGTACAAGGACGTGGAGAACGTCGTCCGGGTCGCGGAGGGCGCCGGTCTCACACGGCGCGTCGCCCGACTGGTCCCGCTCGGGGTCGTGAAGGGATGA
- a CDS encoding site-2 protease family protein, with the protein MTSFSFNGYEIALLVVLVYGLAVYGLYRVGWIGKDRTIALFGPALMIKTRRGRAFIDWVGRSRRFWTVASTIGVILAAIAMVGMVILLLIDAILAFHETAAQAPSVQEALGIPGINPIIPLGYGIVALIIAVVLHELFHGFVARSQKITVKSLGILWCVIPIGAFVEPEEAEMVAAPRIRRDRVAAAGVLANFILAGVLFVVVSAIVAGSVVPNANGVGVVQIFPNSPAQNASLSAGDIITELNGTTITTNAQLSSALSTAHPGQTVPLQYYSSGLGTTVTTNVTLAPLSAFTNQSSDAQTAFLGVYISFLTPAQLQGTLVWPPGTPYGGYQGTVNWLVLPIAGLEPISGSTQSFFHVTGPLAAFGPSSFWIGLNILYWVAWMSLLLGASNALPLIPLDGGLLVRDFMAAFASRVKKAWTPERAERFGGTAAIISTFVVLILLAWQFVIPRL; encoded by the coding sequence GTGACGTCGTTTTCCTTCAACGGCTACGAGATCGCGCTCCTGGTCGTTCTCGTCTACGGGCTCGCCGTCTACGGCCTGTACCGGGTCGGTTGGATCGGCAAGGACCGGACGATCGCGCTCTTCGGCCCCGCGCTGATGATCAAGACCCGACGCGGCCGGGCCTTCATCGATTGGGTCGGTCGGTCCCGCCGGTTCTGGACCGTAGCGAGCACGATCGGCGTCATCCTCGCAGCGATCGCGATGGTCGGCATGGTGATCCTGCTCCTCATCGATGCGATCTTGGCGTTCCATGAGACCGCCGCGCAGGCGCCCAGCGTCCAAGAGGCGCTCGGGATCCCCGGGATCAACCCGATCATCCCGCTCGGCTATGGGATCGTGGCGTTGATCATCGCCGTCGTGCTCCACGAGCTGTTCCACGGGTTCGTGGCCCGTTCTCAGAAGATCACCGTCAAGAGCCTGGGCATTCTCTGGTGCGTCATCCCCATCGGGGCGTTCGTCGAGCCGGAGGAGGCGGAGATGGTCGCCGCTCCCCGCATCCGCCGGGACCGGGTCGCCGCGGCCGGGGTCCTCGCGAACTTCATTCTCGCCGGGGTGCTCTTCGTGGTGGTATCGGCGATCGTCGCGGGGTCGGTCGTGCCGAACGCGAACGGGGTGGGCGTCGTTCAGATCTTCCCGAACTCGCCGGCCCAGAATGCGAGCCTCTCCGCCGGCGACATCATCACCGAGTTGAACGGCACGACGATCACGACGAACGCGCAGCTGTCGTCCGCGCTCAGCACCGCGCACCCCGGTCAGACCGTTCCATTACAGTACTACTCGAGCGGTCTTGGAACGACGGTGACGACCAACGTCACGCTCGCGCCGTTGTCGGCCTTCACCAATCAATCGTCCGACGCGCAGACGGCATTCCTCGGCGTCTACATCTCCTTCCTCACACCGGCGCAGCTCCAGGGCACGCTCGTCTGGCCGCCGGGCACGCCGTACGGAGGGTACCAGGGCACGGTCAACTGGCTCGTGCTCCCGATCGCCGGGCTCGAACCGATCAGCGGCTCGACCCAGAGTTTCTTCCACGTGACGGGGCCCCTCGCGGCCTTCGGACCCAGCTCGTTCTGGATCGGGCTGAACATCCTGTACTGGGTCGCCTGGATGAGCCTCCTCCTCGGCGCCTCGAACGCGCTTCCGCTGATCCCGCTCGACGGTGGGCTGCTCGTCCGAGATTTCATGGCGGCGTTCGCCTCGAGGGTGAAGAAAGCCTGGACCCCCGAGCGGGCCGAACGGTTCGGCGGGACGGCGGCCATTATCTCGACATTCGTCGTACTCATCCTGCTCGCATGGCAGTTCGTGATCCCCCGCCTCTAG
- a CDS encoding CDP-alcohol phosphatidyltransferase family protein, with protein MVIESYRGRADRYLEWLARPWLRWTPAALSWLAFGLCVAAAVLAAAVRWTTPDLFLAVSALILLGGLFDALDGYVARRNGTMSVRGDVLDHVLDRYSDVALLIGIAISGYANPFLALLALVSLLLVSYMGTQAQAVGQGRLYAGILSRSDRLVILAVATFLEFDWSLPWPWAPSAPWSHFVLGGVGFTVIDVALVWFIVAGQWTAYARARSLYRSLPPSGS; from the coding sequence ATGGTCATCGAGTCGTACCGAGGAAGGGCGGACCGCTACCTCGAGTGGCTCGCCCGACCCTGGCTCCGTTGGACCCCGGCCGCGCTGAGCTGGCTCGCCTTCGGCCTCTGCGTCGCGGCGGCCGTTCTGGCGGCGGCCGTCCGCTGGACCACGCCCGATCTGTTCCTCGCGGTCTCGGCGCTGATCCTGCTCGGAGGGCTCTTCGACGCGCTCGATGGCTACGTCGCCCGCCGCAACGGCACGATGAGCGTGCGCGGGGACGTGCTCGATCACGTCCTCGACCGGTATTCCGACGTGGCCCTGCTCATCGGGATCGCGATCTCCGGATATGCGAACCCCTTCCTCGCGCTCCTCGCGCTCGTGAGCCTACTGCTCGTCAGCTACATGGGCACGCAAGCCCAAGCCGTCGGCCAGGGCCGGCTCTATGCGGGCATCCTGTCCCGTTCGGACCGGCTCGTGATCCTCGCGGTGGCGACGTTCTTGGAGTTCGACTGGTCGCTCCCATGGCCATGGGCCCCGAGCGCTCCCTGGTCGCACTTCGTCCTCGGCGGAGTCGGCTTCACCGTGATCGACGTCGCGCTGGTGTGGTTCATTGTCGCCGGTCAGTGGACGGCGTACGCCCGGGCGCGGAGCCTGTACCGGAGCCTTCCCCCGAGCGGCTCGTAG